Proteins from one Bombyx mori chromosome 1, ASM3026992v2 genomic window:
- the Ldh gene encoding lactate dehydrogenase, translating to MESLKKLFQPVHEKVDETWSKVTIVGVGQVGMAAAFSMLTQNVTNNIALVDMMADKLKGEMMDLQHGSAFMRNAKIQSSTDYSITAGSKICVVTAGVRQREGESRLDLVQRNTDVLKQIIPQLIKYSPDTILVIASNPVDILTYVTWKISGLPKHRVIGSGTNLDSARFRYLLSDRLGIATTSCHGYIIGEHGDSSVPVWSAVNIAGVRLSDLNNQIGTDDDPENWKELHENVVKSAYEVIKLKGYTSWAIGLSLAQIVRAILTNANSVHAVSTYLKGEHGIEDEVFLSLPCVLSHCGVSDVIRQPLTELEVAQLRKSAKVMAKVQNDIKF from the exons ATGGAGTCCCTGAAGAAGCTGTTCCAGCCCGTGCACGAGAAGGTGGACGAAACTTGGAGCAAGGTGACCATTGTCGGGGTCGGTCAGGTTGGGATGGCCGCAGCTTTCTCTATGCTGACGCAG AATGTTACGAATAACATCGCTCTAGTAGACATGATGGCTGACAAATTGAAAGGAGAGATGATGGACCTGCAGCACGGATCAGCATTCATGAGGAACGCCAAGATCCAATCTAGTACGG ATTATTCTATAACAGCTGGCTCGAAGATCTGCGTGGTTACTGCTGGTGTTCGACAACGCGAAGGTGAATCTCGTCTCGATCTCGTGCAGAGAAACACCGATGTTCTTAAACAAATAATCCCGCAG CTGATAAAGTACAGTCCGGACACAATATTGGTGATCGCCAGTAACCCCGTGGATATTCTGACGTATGTTACGTGGAAGATTAGCGGGCTGCCCAAGCACCGCGTCATCGGGTCCGGCACTAACTTGGACTCGGCACGGTTCCGTTACCTGCTGTCGGACAGGCTCGGTATCGCTACCACGTCCTGCCACGGCTACATCATCGGCGAACACGGAGACAGCAGCG TTCCAGTATGGTCTGCAGTAAACATAGCGGGAGTACGCCTCAGTGATCTCAACAATCAGATCGGAACCGACGACGATCCTGAGAACTGGAAGGAGCTTCACGAGAATGTCGTGAAAAGTGCTTACGAAGTCATCAAACTGAAGGGGTACACTTCCTGGGCTATCGGACTGTCGCTGGCTCAGATCGTGAGGGCTATACTCACGAACGCTAACAGCGTTCACGCGGTCTCTACTTATCTCAAG GGCGAGCACGGCATCGAAGACGAAGTATTCTTGTCGCTGCCGTGCGTGTTGAGTCACTGTGGAGTCTCTGACGTCATCCGCCAGCCTCTAACCGAACTTGAAGTGGCACAGCTTCGGAAATCTGCTAAAGTCATGGCTAAAGTGCAGAACGACATTAAATTCTAA